The Micromonospora sp. Llam0 genome includes a window with the following:
- a CDS encoding S8 family serine peptidase, whose product MTGPRARAALAGLVTLIAVTAATTDMVTERRPAQAAQADPQEQPYVLYYTVMASYQGKPETLWSVAERFLGDAERAGEILQLNTGRQQPDGGRLTDPGQLNEGWHLVLPWDGIGTGLRHGPLPTTTAAAATPGATSSPKPTDPVVGEADPTNGEADSANGAGSEPVRGGVPLAGQPAGSGSAASDRSACRPTAVATPPADSNWGQRLVAPQRAWRTTTGAGVRVAVVDSGVAGGRPELDDRLGRGADIVAGNGLGDTDCVGSGTALAGIVAADDGKDGELVGVAPKAVIIPVRLVDQGLSASPPAAVTAIEVAVATGAKVILLGASVDVTDQTIRSAVDEAVGWGVLVVVPAPSAGPTIAPGDGLLRVGGLGPDQRPVSDYPTGSVDLLAPATGIRSIGAAGTGAYVGSGTEYAAAFVAGAAALVRSAMPGLSPGQIGQQLAATAADRAADGPGSVGRLDPYAAVTSRLVDGGPTATAVEPAQRPQPVSWPVVLAVLTTLGALFAGGRIWSGYRARSRRRRLAVEQADDPFGSRAEDADQLVHSGKP is encoded by the coding sequence GTGACCGGGCCCCGGGCCAGGGCGGCCCTGGCCGGTCTGGTGACGCTCATCGCGGTGACGGCGGCGACCACGGACATGGTCACCGAGCGCCGGCCCGCGCAGGCCGCGCAGGCCGATCCGCAGGAGCAACCGTACGTCCTCTACTACACGGTGATGGCGTCGTACCAGGGTAAGCCGGAGACCCTCTGGTCAGTCGCCGAGCGGTTCCTCGGCGACGCCGAGCGAGCCGGCGAGATTCTGCAACTCAACACCGGGCGGCAGCAGCCGGACGGCGGCCGGTTGACCGATCCTGGGCAGCTGAACGAGGGCTGGCACCTCGTGCTGCCCTGGGACGGGATCGGCACCGGTCTGCGGCACGGCCCGCTACCCACCACGACGGCGGCGGCCGCGACACCCGGCGCGACCTCATCGCCCAAGCCAACCGATCCGGTCGTCGGCGAGGCGGATCCCACCAACGGCGAGGCGGATTCCGCCAACGGCGCGGGCAGCGAACCGGTGCGCGGCGGTGTGCCCCTCGCCGGTCAGCCGGCCGGTTCCGGCTCTGCGGCTTCCGACCGCTCCGCCTGCCGGCCGACTGCCGTCGCAACCCCGCCAGCCGATTCGAACTGGGGACAGCGCCTGGTGGCGCCGCAGCGGGCGTGGCGGACCACCACCGGTGCCGGCGTCCGGGTGGCCGTCGTCGACTCGGGTGTCGCGGGGGGTCGGCCGGAACTCGATGACCGGCTCGGCCGAGGCGCCGACATCGTCGCCGGCAACGGACTGGGCGACACCGACTGCGTCGGCTCGGGCACCGCGCTGGCAGGCATCGTCGCCGCGGACGACGGAAAAGACGGCGAACTGGTCGGGGTGGCGCCGAAAGCCGTGATCATCCCGGTGCGACTGGTGGACCAGGGCCTTTCGGCGAGCCCGCCAGCGGCCGTGACCGCCATCGAGGTCGCGGTGGCCACCGGCGCGAAGGTGATTCTGCTCGGTGCCTCCGTCGACGTCACCGACCAGACGATTCGTTCGGCGGTCGACGAGGCGGTCGGCTGGGGCGTACTCGTGGTGGTGCCGGCCCCGTCCGCCGGACCGACGATCGCCCCGGGGGACGGCCTGCTCCGCGTCGGTGGCCTCGGCCCCGACCAGCGACCGGTCAGCGACTACCCGACCGGCTCGGTGGACCTGCTCGCGCCGGCGACCGGGATCCGCAGCATCGGCGCCGCCGGCACCGGGGCCTACGTCGGCTCCGGGACGGAGTACGCCGCCGCGTTCGTCGCGGGCGCGGCGGCCCTGGTGCGGTCGGCCATGCCCGGACTGTCCCCGGGACAGATCGGCCAGCAACTCGCCGCGACCGCCGCCGACCGGGCGGCCGACGGCCCGGGCAGCGTCGGGCGGCTCGATCCGTATGCGGCGGTCACCAGCCGGCTGGTCGACGGCGGGCCAACCGCGACGGCCGTCGAGCCGGCGCAGCGACCCCAGCCGGTCTCCTGGCCGGTGGTGCTGGCGGTGTTGACCACGCTCGGGGCGCTGTTCGCCGGCGGACGCATCTGGAGCGGGTACCGGGCGAGGAGCAGGCGCCGCCGGTTGGCGGTGGAGCAGGCCGACGATCCGTTCGGCAGCCGCGCCGAGGACGCGGACCAACTCGTGCACAGCGGAAAGCCGTGA
- a CDS encoding RICIN domain-containing protein, whose amino-acid sequence MSTRIRDRAFMGVALGLVAMVTLTASLAPSPADAREPLPGTPISDTDVQLLTEAADSCPTLTPARLAGQVMAASRFSATPVEAVQAVGGQGTAGLVPTVWQKWAPWDGARPGDRPASITALAHHMCQLVGQLRVLDLDGDRWQLALAAHRVGVEPVVEAGDVPAGALEYVDTVQRYAIWYASQPAFGGSGEAAPAATEPAVAQRITRAAPLPVPDAYLEPILAAGAVCPQMPPARVAAQLMATSEFDPQRLGPTGEQGIAQFLPEVWVAYVRPSAEASPWTPASAVPALGETMCALLEAVPGTGPDDYPLALAAFLRGDPTIRSLADVPGGERIVALTEQVGHFETEYGKDPRLAPPADPSPSVAPSPSPTTGPERSPQASTAPTTAPPTRPSPKATKPSTPAQTESDQPPVKAADADGTNRSYGPYFIYNLGTKMCVDIPGAGAGPRDGPVNQHNCYPNTPDNQEYAFVPRRVDSSGNQLYWIRSVTSQYCLDLPGKSSVSPTTPLNETGCFDDENQYWRLQPTVKSGDVQYYWIVNTASNLCLDVPGYSTGGLAVRLEVFGCRSNDDHDWALIRKANW is encoded by the coding sequence ATGTCGACCAGGATTCGCGACCGGGCGTTCATGGGGGTGGCCCTGGGCCTGGTCGCGATGGTGACCCTGACCGCCTCCTTGGCGCCCAGCCCGGCCGATGCGAGGGAACCACTACCCGGCACCCCGATCTCCGACACGGATGTCCAGCTGCTGACCGAGGCAGCCGACTCATGCCCCACCTTGACCCCGGCGCGGCTGGCCGGTCAGGTGATGGCCGCGTCCCGGTTCTCGGCGACCCCGGTCGAGGCAGTGCAGGCCGTTGGCGGGCAGGGCACCGCCGGGCTGGTGCCGACCGTGTGGCAGAAGTGGGCGCCCTGGGACGGGGCGCGGCCGGGCGATCGGCCGGCCAGCATCACCGCGCTCGCCCACCACATGTGCCAATTGGTCGGCCAGCTCCGGGTGCTCGATCTCGACGGCGACCGGTGGCAGTTGGCCTTGGCGGCGCATCGGGTCGGCGTCGAGCCGGTCGTCGAGGCCGGCGACGTGCCGGCCGGTGCCCTGGAGTACGTCGACACCGTGCAGCGGTACGCCATCTGGTATGCGTCGCAGCCGGCCTTCGGTGGCAGCGGAGAGGCCGCGCCCGCCGCCACCGAGCCGGCGGTTGCGCAGCGGATCACCCGGGCCGCGCCGTTGCCGGTGCCCGACGCGTACCTCGAGCCGATCCTGGCCGCGGGCGCAGTCTGCCCGCAGATGCCGCCGGCTCGGGTCGCCGCACAGCTCATGGCCACCTCCGAGTTCGACCCGCAGCGGCTCGGCCCGACCGGCGAGCAGGGCATCGCCCAGTTCCTACCCGAGGTGTGGGTGGCCTACGTACGGCCGTCGGCGGAGGCCTCACCCTGGACCCCGGCCTCGGCGGTGCCGGCCCTCGGCGAGACCATGTGCGCGCTGCTGGAGGCCGTGCCCGGCACTGGCCCGGACGACTATCCGCTCGCGCTGGCGGCGTTCCTGCGCGGCGACCCGACGATCCGGTCGCTGGCCGACGTGCCGGGCGGTGAACGGATCGTCGCCCTGACCGAGCAGGTGGGCCACTTCGAGACCGAGTACGGCAAGGATCCTCGGCTGGCCCCGCCGGCCGATCCGTCGCCGTCGGTCGCTCCGTCGCCGAGCCCGACCACCGGGCCCGAGCGATCACCGCAGGCGAGCACCGCCCCGACGACCGCACCACCCACGCGACCGTCGCCGAAGGCGACGAAGCCGAGCACCCCGGCGCAGACCGAGTCGGACCAGCCGCCGGTCAAGGCCGCGGACGCCGATGGCACCAACCGTTCGTACGGGCCGTACTTCATCTACAACCTGGGCACCAAGATGTGCGTGGACATTCCGGGGGCCGGCGCCGGGCCGCGCGACGGGCCGGTCAACCAGCACAACTGCTACCCGAACACCCCGGACAACCAGGAGTACGCCTTCGTCCCGCGCCGAGTCGACAGCTCAGGGAACCAGCTGTACTGGATTCGCAGCGTCACCTCCCAGTACTGCCTGGACCTGCCTGGTAAGAGTTCGGTTTCGCCGACGACGCCGCTGAACGAGACCGGCTGTTTCGACGACGAGAACCAGTACTGGCGGCTGCAGCCCACGGTGAAGTCCGGCGACGTTCAGTACTACTGGATCGTCAACACCGCCTCGAACCTCTGCCTGGACGTTCCCGGCTATTCGACTGGTGGCCTGGCCGTTCGCCTCGAAGTGTTCGGCTGCCGGTCCAACGACGATCACGACTGGGCACTGATCCGAAAGGCCAACTGGTGA
- a CDS encoding cellulose binding domain-containing protein, with translation MSKRRSVAGSVATVAVIALALSAVMVGGGLGATASATDVGAFAASAGCGKNPTLTSGTRNIQSGGQTRTFTLRLPDGYDRNRQYRLIFGFHWLNGSAGDVVNGNYYGLLPLSNNSAIFVAPHGLNAGWANSGGQDVTFTDDMIQLIENDLCVDTSQRFSLGFSYGGGMSYALACARANVFRAVAVYAGGVISGCSGGNDPIGYLHAHGISDNVLSIAGGRSMRDRFVRNNGCTPQNAPEPSPGSGRYITTTYTGCSADHPVVWHAFDGGHTPTPGSWLPQATWQFFTQFQGATPGPTTPGPTTPGPTTPGPTTPGPTTPGPTTAPPGNGACRVTATVNAWNTGLTEEIIFTNTGTATINGWSLTFTLPSGQSITNGWNATYSPSSGQVTARNVSYNGTVGPNASVSIGFQGIHTGNTAEPTSFSLNGAPCTVT, from the coding sequence ATGTCCAAACGGAGATCCGTTGCCGGATCTGTCGCGACGGTGGCGGTCATCGCCCTCGCGTTGAGTGCAGTGATGGTCGGCGGCGGCCTCGGCGCCACCGCCTCGGCCACCGATGTCGGCGCGTTCGCCGCGAGTGCTGGTTGCGGTAAGAACCCGACGCTGACCAGCGGCACGCGGAACATTCAGAGCGGCGGCCAGACGCGGACCTTCACCCTGCGGCTACCCGACGGGTACGACAGGAACCGCCAGTACCGGCTGATCTTTGGCTTCCACTGGCTCAACGGCTCTGCCGGAGACGTCGTCAACGGCAACTACTACGGACTGCTGCCGCTTTCGAACAACAGCGCCATCTTCGTTGCCCCCCACGGCCTCAACGCCGGCTGGGCCAACTCTGGCGGCCAGGACGTGACCTTCACCGACGACATGATCCAGTTGATCGAGAATGATCTCTGCGTCGACACCTCGCAGCGCTTCTCGTTGGGCTTCAGCTACGGCGGGGGCATGAGCTACGCGCTCGCGTGCGCCCGGGCGAACGTCTTCCGTGCCGTGGCGGTCTACGCCGGTGGCGTCATCAGCGGATGCAGCGGCGGTAACGACCCGATCGGCTACCTGCACGCCCATGGCATCAGTGACAACGTCCTGAGTATCGCCGGCGGGCGTTCCATGCGGGACAGGTTCGTCAGGAACAACGGTTGCACCCCCCAGAACGCTCCGGAACCGTCACCGGGCAGCGGAAGGTACATCACCACCACCTACACCGGCTGTTCGGCGGACCACCCGGTCGTCTGGCACGCGTTCGACGGCGGACACACCCCCACCCCGGGGTCCTGGCTTCCGCAGGCGACGTGGCAGTTCTTCACCCAGTTCCAGGGCGCCACTCCCGGCCCGACGACCCCTGGTCCGACCACCCCCGGCCCGACCACCCCCGGCCCGACCACTCCCGGCCCGACCACCCCTGGTCCGACCACTGCTCCGCCGGGCAACGGAGCCTGCCGGGTCACCGCGACCGTCAACGCGTGGAACACCGGCCTCACCGAGGAAATCATCTTCACCAATACCGGTACGGCCACGATCAACGGCTGGTCGCTGACCTTCACACTGCCCAGCGGGCAGAGCATCACCAACGGGTGGAACGCTACCTACTCGCCCAGCTCCGGACAGGTGACGGCCAGGAACGTCTCCTACAACGGCACTGTCGGACCCAACGCGTCAGTCAGTATCGGCTTCCAGGGCATCCACACCGGCAACACCGCCGAGCCGACATCCTTCAGCCTCAACGGTGCCCCCTGCACCGTGACGTAG
- a CDS encoding MarR family transcriptional regulator, giving the protein MAHEPARAAATADLMRAGRETSRLSTVFRYAIAEQLGLTVSDLECLDYLADTGPVTAGQIADRTNLTTGAVTSMLRRLQQAGFVSAERDPADRRRVIVALRPERMADLERPYERFAQQTRRLIEGYSVEEIRLLVRHYDRIQAMYHAELDRLRSGDTA; this is encoded by the coding sequence ATGGCCCACGAGCCGGCCCGGGCGGCCGCGACCGCCGACCTGATGCGCGCCGGGCGGGAGACGTCGCGGCTGTCCACGGTGTTCCGGTACGCCATCGCCGAGCAGCTGGGCCTCACCGTGAGCGACCTGGAATGCCTGGACTACCTGGCGGACACCGGACCCGTCACCGCCGGGCAGATCGCCGACCGCACCAACCTCACCACCGGGGCGGTGACCAGCATGCTCCGCCGACTCCAACAGGCGGGTTTCGTGAGCGCCGAGCGCGATCCGGCGGACCGGAGACGGGTCATCGTGGCCCTGCGGCCGGAGCGGATGGCCGACCTGGAGCGACCGTACGAGCGGTTCGCCCAGCAGACGCGGCGGCTCATCGAGGGCTACAGCGTCGAAGAGATCCGGCTGCTGGTCCGGCACTACGACCGGATACAGGCGATGTACCACGCCGAGCTGGACCGCCTCCGCAGCGGCGACACCGCGTAG
- a CDS encoding NAD(P)/FAD-dependent oxidoreductase: MIVSTDFSVAIAGAGLAGLCLAQYLTRAGIDVHVYEQDPGPFVRRQGYRIILDRYGLEALRESLPRHLYRLALATGDEPGGQLRFTDSRLRDAFTITFKDEPHATRQVDRLTLRSILQSGLDGRIHYSKAAVAVDNGDPARPQLRFADSGTAAATVVVGADGVGSALRKQLIPYADPATTPMVGIYGRSPLWQGGESVIPDALRTSGVLAIANRPGRAFFFTSMRFGERPPEAFARLAPGSYAPTGDDYVMWGLLLRQEEVPAVVRGDLRALRDLAARTSTDFHPLVRRLVDTAELDATVLNVFATGRRPRRWAVPRATMMGDAVHVMPPFGAQGGNTALRDAALLGRRLVEARTNGTPVEDAIAAYQDEMVPYAFRAVDTAARLMRRLTGDAAAPHWVLTRVLPRLHRVTVPEA; encoded by the coding sequence ATGATTGTATCGACGGACTTCTCGGTGGCGATCGCCGGCGCCGGCCTCGCCGGCCTCTGCCTCGCTCAATACCTCACCCGAGCCGGCATCGACGTGCACGTCTACGAGCAGGACCCGGGCCCCTTCGTCCGGCGGCAGGGCTACCGGATCATCCTCGACCGGTACGGTCTTGAGGCGCTGCGCGAGAGCCTGCCCCGCCACCTGTACCGCCTGGCGCTGGCCACCGGCGACGAGCCCGGTGGCCAGCTGCGCTTCACTGACAGCCGGCTACGGGACGCGTTCACCATCACCTTCAAGGACGAGCCGCACGCGACCCGCCAGGTCGACCGGCTGACCCTACGGTCGATCCTGCAGTCCGGGCTGGACGGGCGCATCCACTACAGCAAGGCCGCCGTCGCGGTGGACAACGGCGACCCGGCAAGGCCACAGCTGCGGTTCGCCGACAGTGGGACCGCCGCGGCCACCGTCGTCGTGGGCGCCGACGGCGTCGGCTCGGCGCTGCGCAAACAGCTCATCCCGTACGCGGACCCGGCGACCACCCCGATGGTGGGCATCTACGGCCGGTCGCCGCTGTGGCAGGGCGGCGAGAGCGTCATCCCGGACGCGCTGCGTACCAGCGGGGTCCTGGCCATCGCCAACCGACCCGGCCGCGCCTTCTTCTTCACCTCCATGCGGTTCGGCGAACGCCCACCCGAGGCATTCGCCCGCCTGGCCCCGGGCAGCTACGCACCCACCGGCGACGACTACGTCATGTGGGGACTGCTGCTGCGGCAGGAGGAGGTGCCCGCCGTCGTCCGCGGCGACCTGCGGGCGCTGCGGGACCTGGCCGCCCGGACGAGTACCGACTTCCACCCGCTCGTCCGGCGGCTGGTCGACACCGCCGAACTGGACGCCACGGTGCTCAACGTCTTCGCCACCGGCCGGCGTCCGCGCCGGTGGGCGGTGCCCCGGGCGACGATGATGGGCGACGCCGTACACGTCATGCCACCGTTCGGCGCCCAGGGCGGCAACACCGCGCTGCGCGACGCCGCGCTGCTCGGCCGCAGGCTGGTCGAGGCCCGGACGAACGGCACCCCGGTGGAGGACGCGATCGCCGCCTACCAGGACGAGATGGTGCCCTACGCCTTCCGCGCCGTCGACACCGCCGCCCGGCTGATGCGCCGCCTCACCGGGGACGCGGCCGCACCGCACTGGGTGCTGACCCGCGTGCTACCTCGGCTGCACCGGGTCACCGTGCCGGAGGCATGA
- a CDS encoding zf-HC2 domain-containing protein, with protein sequence MNDAACHDRDVHALLGFYVIGKLDDDERRAVDRHLSDCSVCRAARDEIGPVVPALRLLGRSDVRDLVAEFGVPTMGEVRTAPAPDVPAPPPVAGSPAVVDRPVVADGPDAGRPPRRSERGGAPPGRPAATKRRWRRWQLSVGGLVVVVLAGAVATIVAQWPEQAAPQPAGITASGDSSAGVTIEIEIDAQIIRVTLDGLRSGLPYELYAVTGDGGTFRVAELTGASGAQEVEGELPVPADTVAFFSVRQADGAVVVTAEVGGAAPTDPPR encoded by the coding sequence ATGAACGACGCAGCCTGCCATGACCGGGACGTGCATGCACTGCTCGGCTTCTACGTGATCGGCAAGCTCGACGACGACGAACGGCGGGCGGTGGACCGGCATCTGTCCGACTGCTCGGTCTGTCGAGCAGCGAGAGATGAGATCGGGCCGGTCGTGCCGGCGCTTCGGCTACTCGGCAGGTCCGACGTGCGTGACCTTGTCGCGGAGTTCGGCGTGCCGACGATGGGTGAGGTGCGGACAGCCCCTGCACCTGACGTGCCTGCCCCGCCGCCAGTTGCGGGCAGCCCGGCGGTAGTGGACCGGCCAGTGGTAGCGGACGGGCCGGATGCGGGTCGCCCGCCCCGGCGGTCGGAGCGCGGTGGTGCACCACCGGGTCGGCCGGCAGCGACGAAACGGCGCTGGCGACGTTGGCAACTGTCCGTCGGCGGGCTGGTCGTCGTGGTGCTGGCCGGTGCCGTCGCTACGATCGTGGCGCAGTGGCCGGAGCAGGCCGCGCCGCAGCCGGCGGGCATTACGGCCAGTGGGGACAGCAGTGCCGGCGTGACGATCGAAATCGAGATCGATGCCCAGATCATCCGGGTTACCTTGGATGGTCTGCGCTCCGGCCTGCCGTACGAGTTGTATGCGGTGACCGGTGACGGCGGGACCTTCCGGGTGGCTGAGCTGACGGGGGCTTCCGGTGCACAGGAAGTCGAGGGTGAGCTTCCGGTGCCGGCCGATACGGTCGCATTTTTCAGCGTACGGCAGGCAGACGGTGCTGTCGTGGTGACTGCGGAGGTCGGCGGGGCCGCGCCCACAGACCCACCCCGCTGA
- a CDS encoding sigma-70 family RNA polymerase sigma factor — MTEVADAGAAQPGRPLTDDDALRELYETQAPALLGYVVRLTNGDRHRAEDILQETLLRAWRHPQARSDDGRWRRQWLFTVARNLTIDYLRTARQTQPVDEHADTDNPVDRMLDAAEVRAAIAALPDRLRGVLVEVYLRDRSGAEAAESLGIPVGTVKSRLFHALRALREELDARGFHLG, encoded by the coding sequence GTGACCGAGGTGGCGGATGCCGGTGCCGCGCAACCAGGGCGGCCGTTGACGGACGACGACGCGTTGCGAGAGCTCTACGAGACCCAGGCTCCAGCGCTGTTGGGCTATGTCGTGCGGCTCACCAACGGGGATCGGCACCGCGCGGAGGACATCCTCCAGGAGACGTTGCTGCGCGCATGGCGGCACCCGCAGGCCCGGTCCGACGACGGCCGGTGGCGCCGGCAGTGGTTGTTCACCGTGGCCAGGAACCTCACCATCGACTACCTGCGGACTGCCCGACAGACGCAGCCGGTGGACGAACACGCGGATACAGACAACCCCGTCGACCGAATGCTCGACGCGGCCGAGGTGCGGGCCGCGATCGCGGCGCTGCCCGACCGGCTGCGTGGCGTACTGGTCGAAGTCTATCTTCGGGACCGATCAGGTGCGGAGGCGGCCGAATCGCTGGGCATCCCCGTCGGCACCGTCAAATCCCGGCTCTTCCACGCACTGCGGGCCCTTCGCGAGGAGTTGGACGCCCGAGGTTTTCACCTCGGGTGA